TGATTACCGAACCTATTGTAGTCTGCTTTACACTTTATCTGACTGTCGTGTACATCATTGGTTATATTGACTTTGAAGGCTACCCTATAGTATTTGCCAAGTACTCTTTCGATCAGGGAGAAATTGGTTTATCGTTTATTGGAATTGGAATAGGTATTGTTTTAGCAGGTGCCTGCACGCCCATCATCTACGTACACTACAATCGAGTTTATACAAGAAGGAATGGGGTTATGTCTCCAGAAGACCGTCTATACCCTCTTTTCTTTGGATCCATAATGCTACCGATTTCCATGTTTTGGTTTGCATGGACCTGTTACCCATACCATCCTTACGTGCATTGGATAGTTCCATTGATATCAAGTATCTTCTTTGGCTGGTCgcttttgtttgtattttttgtttcctATAATTACATAATTGATTCCTATCAAAAACTGGCTGCAAGTGCTTTAGCTGCTGCTACGCTTGTCCGTTATGCAGCTAGTGGAGGAATGAGTCTAGTAGGCAGGCCCATGTATGTGAATTTAGGAGACCATTGGGCAACTAGTTTACTTGGTTTTATTTCAGTAGGAATGATTCCTATAccgtttttattttttatatatggaaaaaaaattcgtgGTTTGAGTAAACACGCATACAAGTTGTGAGTACTACTATTCACAACCATTAGTACAATAGATTTCGCAGCTTTAGGATAATTGTGCCTTGGTTTGCTTGATACATTTTAAGCAATTGAATTaagtaattaaataaacGATACCCAAATCGGTCAGAAGTCAATATGAACAAGCCATAACAGGGTGTTATTCTAGTTTTTATAGTAAATGAGAGTTATACTGATAGATAGATCgaaatcaaaaatcaaCCAATCCATCTTGTTTATATGTTATTCTTTACAGTTAACATCTTTTATTAACACAATAGACACAGGCGTATAAAGATATGAAAATGGATGTGAGTAAAAAGGTAATATAAGGATGAAAGAATGAAATGGGCGTAGAATtgatataataattttcgTGCGGGATGGATTTGTGCAACATAAACGACAAAAAGGTCGAATTATTCTTGATTACCAGCTATttagaaatgaaaagtgtaagcaaaagaaataaaactgtttgtaaagtattttcttctcttcaCTGTCATAAGCTAGCCAGAAAgctaaaattttaataacttaTGAGGAACCGAAAATAAATCGTAAAGCCataaaaacacaaaataGTGATATATACTAAAGATAGATGTTAGATCTagccttttttaaaaaggataatTAGCTAGTGAAATAGCTAAAACTCACCGGACTAGCTCGCTCACCAATTCGAGCGCATTTCCAGAATACCATTGTCACGCTGTCAACTTATTAGCAATTCCATATCCCTCAAaactaaaatattatatatcTAATAATCATTTAGGCTTAcccttcttttcttttttctaataaagCAGGGAATTGACGGTGTAAATAAGTACATGTGCAGATCGTTAATAGTATAACGAAAAGCAAACTTTCAAAGTTAAAAATGGCAGTCTAACGGTTAATGTTTGtcttaaaacaaaaatagttaccattttattatactctgattaaaattttcagcttttaaaaagcatgTAATTTCTGTGTTCATATATGAAACATACAATGAACTTGAAGTATGCTCACTTGTTCACATTACGACACACAAGACgttgtaaatatttattacgAATTACAACGCATATTATTCGTGTTCTGATACACCGATAAATACCGatatataatattaaaaatatattgaatGTTGGTGGACAAATGCTAATATATGTATGACTTTTCAGGAGGGCTGTATAAAGTATTTGAGGAAATTAAACTATTTATAAATGGGAAAGGGGAAAACATGTTACATAAATATTGAGTAACGTTTAATAAGTCTACATAATACATTGACGATGCAGTCAAGtcaaataataatgataaaatacttttaacCTTAGTTTTAAATAGACATGGTTcttaaatttcaaaataaccAGCTGTTCTAAATTTCACTCTTCGATATTAATGGTATAAAACATTGGAACGTTGAGTTTTTGTTAAGTGATTACGAAGGAAGTAAAGGATGTGGAGTTGATATGCTAGAATTGGTATACAGTTTTGAAATCCATTTATCataagaaaaagtattttgaatttgtaaCACTATGACTATCCAACCTTCCGgaagaaacaaaaagcaatgacgaatgtttacaaaaattaatgataCGGCTGCAGTTGAGCAAATGTAAGAAAAAACAGTTGTAACgacaaaaatagaaaatatgGCATTATGAATGCTTAAAGATTATGTATAAATTGAGAGTAGAACAGTTTAATAGTTGAGGAGCAAGCggtatcaaaaaaagaaaaacaaaaattcaagCCAGcataaaaacttaaaatTGGGTGCTACAAGTTGTTTGCAGAACCTTGGTATAGAAGTTGTTAGAAACGGAAAAATATTGTAGGAGTTGTTTAGTCAATCAGTTTTTACATATCCAAAAAACCATAGCCGACGGAACCATCGTCTCCCAAGCAACTAAGAATTG
This region of Schizosaccharomyces pombe strain 972h- genome assembly, chromosome: II genomic DNA includes:
- the ksh1 gene encoding protein ksh1 — encoded protein: MTAIFNFESLLFVILLTICTCTYLHRQFPALLEKRKEGVTMVFWKCARIGERASPYISLFCVFMALRFIFGSS